In Flammeovirgaceae bacterium 311, one DNA window encodes the following:
- a CDS encoding glycosyltransferase (COG0438 Glycosyltransferase), which produces MLPKDVTYANVQLPYLQTNPRALWKNIQAAYRQKSAVNHITGDIHYIAIALPRHNTILTIHDLRILDLVSPLKKRLIQLLWFTLPAHTVKYITVISEATKSELVNRIGVAASKIKVIPNPVAASYIFVPKFFYQVNPSILHLGTKENKNLDRLITAVAEINCHLRIIGKLNSQQHELLEKYTISYSNTWDLSLEQIVKEYQQADIVSFVSLYEGFGMPIVEAQATGRPVITSNCSSMPEVAGEGALLIDPTSVEEIRRGIIRLIEDEGLRNSLIQKGLENVKRFDAKVIAAQYAELYRKIAAEA; this is translated from the coding sequence ATGCTACCGAAGGATGTGACCTATGCCAATGTACAACTTCCTTACTTACAAACTAACCCAAGGGCATTGTGGAAGAACATTCAGGCAGCATATCGACAGAAATCTGCTGTGAATCACATAACAGGTGATATACATTATATAGCAATTGCCCTACCCAGACATAATACCATTCTCACTATTCATGATTTAAGAATTTTAGATCTTGTTTCACCACTGAAAAAAAGGCTTATTCAACTATTGTGGTTTACTTTGCCAGCACATACAGTAAAATATATTACAGTTATTTCTGAAGCAACAAAATCAGAACTTGTGAACAGAATTGGTGTAGCGGCTAGTAAAATAAAGGTAATTCCTAATCCAGTAGCTGCTTCATATATCTTCGTGCCAAAATTTTTTTATCAAGTCAACCCTAGCATTCTACATCTAGGTACCAAAGAAAATAAAAACCTGGATCGACTGATTACTGCTGTGGCAGAAATTAATTGTCATTTGCGTATCATAGGTAAGCTCAATTCACAACAGCATGAGCTGCTTGAAAAGTATACTATTAGTTACTCTAACACTTGGGATTTATCTTTAGAGCAGATCGTAAAAGAATATCAACAGGCCGATATTGTAAGTTTCGTCTCACTCTACGAAGGCTTCGGTATGCCTATCGTAGAAGCACAAGCTACTGGCAGGCCAGTTATCACCAGTAACTGCTCCTCCATGCCGGAAGTGGCTGGAGAAGGAGCGCTACTGATAGATCCTACATCTGTGGAGGAAATTCGTAGGGGAATCATCAGGCTGATAGAAGATGAGGGTTTGAGAAATAGTTTGATTCAAAAAGGGCTGGAGAATGTGAAGCGGTTTGATGCCAAGGTGATTGCAGCACAGTATGCTGAGCTCTATAGAAAAATTGCTGCAGAAGCATGA